One window from the genome of Scyliorhinus torazame isolate Kashiwa2021f chromosome 3, sScyTor2.1, whole genome shotgun sequence encodes:
- the nkx1.2lb gene encoding NK1 transcription factor-related protein 1 yields the protein MGSRGSPAVIWAPSPARPARRDRGTRRAFLVKRQWSWSPAPTSNNSRTTSFSVLDILDPNKFNSSKRRQCSIVYRAGSEYTVTAAGDRAADSFCQIAGQKTISDSGLDTCKKSNDLINGDFLDDYKAQECEKDFCRSLDAEHSINSETPRREGGEDYTEDSGGGGGESLSPASPQRSQQQQGQAQQHRSKRKRSGSDAKSGKPRRARTAFTYEQLVALENKFKSTRYLSVCERLNLALSLSLTETQVKIWFQNRRTKWKKQNPGADTSAPTGGGGGGGAGGGGGLGSSLGGPSAVHLGALSPMSSSSPVGGPLSVHSAYPGPGGLVCAAQLPFLPSPAAVLSPFMLSSQTYGAPAFYAPHLQ from the exons ATGGGGAGCAGAGGCTCCCCGGCAGTGATCTGGGCGCCTTCTCCTGCCCGGCCAGCCAGGAGAGACAGGGGGACACGCAGGGCATTTCTGGTCAAGAGGCAGTGGTCGTGGTCCCCTGCGCCAACCAGCAACAACAGCAGGACCACCTCTTTCTCCGTCTTGGACATTTTGGATCCCAACAAATTTAACAGCAGCAAGCGGCGGCAgtgcagcattgtgtacagagccggCAGCGAGTACACAGTGACAGCGGCGGGGGACAGGGCTGCGGACTCTTTTTGTCAAATTGCAGGGCAGAAAACGATCAGCGACAGCGGTTTGGACACATGCAAGAAGTCAAACGACTTAATCA ATGGAGATTTCCTAGATGATTACAAAGCTCAAGAGTGTGAGAAGGACTTTTGCCGGAGTTTAGACGCTGAACACAGCATCAACAGCGAGACTCCGAGGCGGGAAGGGGGCGAGGACTACACTGAAGACAGCGGCggtg gaggtggggagagtTTGAGCCCAGCCAGCCCGCAGCGCAGCCAGCAGCAGCAGGGCCAGGCCCAGCAGCACAGGAGTAAGAGGAAGCGGAGTGGCTCGGACGCCAAGTCGGGCAAGCCCCGGCGGGCGCGCACCGCCTTCACCTACGAGCAGTTGGTGGCGTTGGAGAACAAGTTCAAGTCGACCCGCTACCTGTCGGTGTGCGAACGCCTCAACCTGGCCCTGTCCCTCAGCCTGACCGAGACGCAGGTCAAGATCTGGTTCCAGAACCGCAGGACCAAGTGGAAGAAGCAGAACCCCGGGGCGGACACCAGCGCTCCcaccgggggaggaggaggaggaggagctgggggcggaggggggctcGGTTCGAGCCTGGGGGGCCCCTCGGCCGTTCACCTAGGTGCCCTGAGCCCCATGAGCTCGTCCTCCCCGGTGGGGGGGCCGCTGTCCGTGCACTCGGCCTACCCTGGCCCCGGGGGGCTGGTGTGCGCCGCCCAGTTGCCCTTCCTGCCCTCTCCCGCCGCCGTGCTCTCCCCATTCATGCTGAGCTCGCAGACTTACGGGGCGCCGGCGTTCTACGCCCCCCATTTACAGTAA